A single Oxyura jamaicensis isolate SHBP4307 breed ruddy duck unplaced genomic scaffold, BPBGC_Ojam_1.0 oxyUn_random_OJ72027, whole genome shotgun sequence DNA region contains:
- the LOC118159777 gene encoding uncharacterized protein LOC118159777, whose protein sequence is MKRLRFGTFLSFLPTRCKAGWVEGTTRCNGARTALAWGAHAGRATRAWVARCRDVARRLRLSPKRGDATSLLGHSGRCSCILGAACACCTPVVHLAILCVAPVVPLTRRLCMPPVSPAANVCVTRRLHAYPGSAGLCHRHHGCTRSRLISGDGFRAPALPCPRVWWRGRCLVRRGGLITLRKVIKAAGLQLGGSAAILGFPPSPLLGGTRARPGPWRPNRARSPASAPPERARPWRPRQRLLSLPRGGSKARLLIGRLRSALSLSTNRRAPFASSPVPPPWSRPRAAAAAGVGPISAERGNFKPTPRALSQWETLRPAGSQSGSQRGYKRRGLCGGTCRRRRRCEEICGLTAAPSGRL, encoded by the exons ATGAAACGGCTCCGTTTTGGGACTTTCCTCAGCTTTTTACCCACCCGGTGCAAAGCTGGATGGGTTGAGGGGAC GACGCGTTGTAACGGGGCGAGAACAGCGCTGGCGTGGGGGGCGCACGCCGGTCGTGCGACTCGTGCTTGGGTCGCGCGCTGTCGCGACGTTGCACGCCGCTTGCGTTTGTCACCCAAGCGGGGTGATGCCACCTCGCTGCTTGGGCATTCCGGGCGCTGCTCGTGCATCCTGGGCGCTGCTTGTGCGTGCTGCACGCCGGTTGTGCACCTCGCGATCCTTTGCGTGGCACCAGTTGTGCCTCTCACCCGCCGCTTGTGCATGCCGCCCGTGTCACCCGCCGCCAATGTGTGTGTCACCCGCCGCTTGCACGCCTATCccggctctgcagggctgtgtcaCCGGCACCACGGCTGCACCCGGAGCCGGCTTATTTCTGGTGATGGATTTCGGGCCCCGGCATTGCCTTGTCCCCGGGTTTGGTGGCGTGGCCGTTGCTTGGTGCGCAGAGGGGGGTTAATTACCCTCCGAAAGGTGATTAAAGCTGCTGGGTTACAGCTCGGGGGCTCAGCCGCGATCCTTGGCTTTCCACCATCGCCGCTCCTCGGGGGGAcgcgggcccggcccggcccttGGAGGCCGAACCGTGCCCGAAGCCCGGCCTCGGCTCCCCCCGAGCGAGCCCGGCCCTGGCGCCCTCGGCAGCGCCTTCTCTCGCTCCCCCGGGGCGGATCCAAAGCGCGCCTGCTGATTGGTCGGCTGCGGAGCGCGCTCTCCCTTTCAACCAATCGCCGCGCGCCGTTCGCATCCTCCCCTGTCCCACCCCCGTGGAGCCGCCCCagggcggcagcagcagctggggtcGGGCCAATCAGCGCAGAGCGCGGGAATTTCAAACCCACCCCCCGCGCCCTCAGCCAATGGGAAACTCTACGCCCTGCGGGCAGCCAATCAGGGTCGCAGCGAGGTTATAAAAGGCGGGGGCTGTGTGGCGGGACCTGCAGAAGGCGGCGGCGCTGCGAGGAAATCTGCGGGCTCACGGCGGCCCCAAGCGGCCGTTTATAG
- the LOC118159780 gene encoding histone H2B 5 — MPEPAKSAPAPKKGSKKAVTKTQKKGDKKRRRSRKESYSIYVYKVLKQVHPDTGISSKAMGIMNSFVNDIFERIAGEASRLAHYNKRSTITSREIQTAVRLLLPGELAKHAVSEGTKAVTKYTSSK, encoded by the coding sequence ATGCCTGAGCCCGCTAAGTCAGCGCCCGCCCCTAAGAAGGGCTCTAAGAAGGCGGTGACCAAGACGCAGAAGAAGGGCGACAAGAAGCGGCGGCGCAGCCGCAAGGAGAGCTATTCTATCTACGTATACAAGGTACTGAAGCAGGTGCACCCTGACACGGGCATCTCTTCGAAAGCCATGGGAATCATGAACTCCTTCGTCAACGACATCTTTGAGCGCATCGCGGGTGAGGCTTCGCGCCTGGCACATTACAACAAGCGCTCCACCATCACCTCCCGGGAAATCCAGACTGCTGTGCGGCTGTTGCTGCCTGGTGAGCTGGCCAAGCACGCTGTCTCCGAAGGCACCAAGGCAGTCACCAAATACACCAGCTCTAAGTAA
- the LOC118159779 gene encoding histone H2A type 2-C-like, translated as MSGRGKQGGKARAKAKSRSSRAGLQFPVGRVHRLLRKGNYAERVGAGAPVYLAAVMEYLTAEILELAGNAARDNKKTRIIPRHLQLAVRNDEELNKLLGGVTIAQGGVLPNIQAVLLPKKTESHKAKGK; from the coding sequence ATGTCGGGGCGCGGGAAGCAGGGGGGCAAGGCACGGGCGAAGGCCAAGTCGCGATCGTCCCGCGCCGGTCTCCAGTTCCCCGTGGGCCGCGTGCATCGCCTGCTGCGCAAGGGGAACTACGCTGAGCGCGTGGGAGCCGGTGCCCCCGTTTACCTGGCTGCTGTCATGGAATATTTGACAGCTGAGATCTTGGAGCTGGCGGGCAACGCTGCTCGGGACAACAAGAAGACGCGCATCATCCCCCGGCACCTCCAGCTTGCTGTGCGCAATGATGAGGAGCTCAACAAGCTGCTGGGGGGTGTCACTATCGCCCAGGGAGGTGTCCTGCCCAATatccaggctgtgctgctgcccaagAAAACCGAGAGCCACAAGGCTAAGGGCaagtga
- the LOC118159783 gene encoding very long-chain acyl-CoA synthetase-like, with product MLGVVTAAVAGLLLLLLLLRDRLFPFLWDDLGAFLALAGASLRCRRRLSRRPAVTLLEVFQEHARRQPHRPLLLFQDELYTYRDVERLSSRAARVFSQRLGLQPGQTVAVFLPNEPSYVWTWLALAKLGCAMACLNCNVRGQALLHALAAAQATFVLASTELQDALEEVLPDLQRDGIKVFYLSSKSPTPGVEALLPAIETASDEPLPSHYRAGITANSKAIYIYTSGTTGLPKAAVITELKLMMVANLGRICGLRTTDHIYTTLPLYHSAGLLIGVGGCLEVGATCVLRSKFSASQFWDDCRRYNVTVIQYVGELMRYLCNTPKRDNDQKHGVRLAVGNGLRAEVWKEFLQRFGPVSIWEFYGATEGNAGFINYTGKIGAVGRANAFLKSFAPFELIKYNVEQDEPIRDERGFCIRVRPGETGLLVIKITKNTPFYGYAGDSKKTEKKILRDVLVKGDAFFNSGDLLMMDHEKFVYFQDRVGDTFRWKGENVATTEVEATLAMVNFIQEVNVYGVSVPGCEGKCGMAAVRLKPGTSFEGENFYAFTRETLPSYAAPRFVRIQEALEITGTFKQCKGNLVREGFDPNVIKDPLFFRDEKKKSYVPMNTDIYAAIQEAKLNL from the exons ATGCTGGGGGTGGTCACGGCAGCGGtggccgggctgctgctgctgctgctgctgctgcgggacCGCTTGTTCCCCTTCCTCTGGGATGACCTGGGTGCCTTCTTGGCCTTGGCGGGGGCTTCGCTGCGGTGTCGCCGCCGCCTGTCCCGCCGTCCCGCCGTCACCCTCCTCGAGGTGTTCCAGGAGCACGCTCGACGCCAACCCCACCGCCCCCTGCTGCTGTTCCAGGATGAGCTCTACACCTACCGGGACGTGGAGCGGCTCAGCAGCCGCGCCGCCCGCGTCTTCTCCCAGCGCTTGGGCTTGCAGCCGGGCCAGACCGTGGCCGTTTTCCTCCCCAACGAGCCCTCCTACGTCTGGACATGGTTGGCGTTGGCCAAGCTGGGCTGCGCCATGGCGTGCCTCAACTGCAACGTGCGGGGCCAGGCGCTGCTGCACGCGCTCGCTGCCGCCCAGGCCACCTTCGTGCTCGCCAGCACCG AGCTCCAGGACGCCCTGGAGGAGGTGCTGCCAGACCTGCAGCGTGACGGCATCAAGGTCTTCTACCTGAGCTCCAAGTCGCCCACGCCGGGCGTCGAGGCCCTGCTGCCCGCCATCGAGACGGCCTCCGACgagcccctgcccagccactACCGCGCCGGCATCACCGCCAACTCCAAGGCCATCTACATCTACACCTCCGGCACCACTG GGTTGCCCAAAGCGGCGGTGATCACAGAGCTGAAGCTGATGATGGTGGCCAACCTGGGCCGGATCTGCGGGCTGCGGACCACCGACCACATCTACACGACGCTGCCGCTCTACCACTCGGCCGGGCTGCTCATCGGGGTGGGAGGGTGCCTCGAGGTCG GAGCCACCTGCGTCCTGCGTTCCAAGTTCTCTGCCTCCCAGTTCTGGGACGACTGCCGCCGCTACAACGTCACCGTCATCCAGTACGTGGGCGAGCTCATGCGCTACCTCTGCAACACGCCCAAG CGCGACAACGACCAGAAGCACGGGGTGCGTTTGGCAGTGGGCAACGGCCTGCGGGCGGAGGTGTGGAAGGAGTTCCTCCAGCGCTTCGGGCCCGTCTCCATCTGGGAGTTTTATGGGGCCACCGAGGGCAACGCCGGCTTCATCAACTACACCGGCAAGATCGGGGCGGTGGGAAGAGCAAACGCGTTCCTCAAG AGTTTCGCTCCCTTTGAGCTGATCAAGTACAACGTGGAGCAGGACGAACCCATACGCGACGAGCGAGGATTCTGCATCCGCGTCCGGCCCG GTGAGACGGGGCTGCTGGTCATCAAAATCACCAAGAACACCCCTTTCTATGGCTACGCGGGCGATTCCAAGAAGACAGAGAAGAAGATCTTGAGGGACGTCTTGGTCAAAGGTGACGCCTTCTTCAACAGCGGCGACCTCCTCATGATGGACCACGAAAAATTCGTCTACTTCCAGGACCGCGTGGGAGACACTTTCCG CTGGAAAGGGGAGAACGTGGCCACGACAGAGGTGGAGGCCACTCTGGCCATGGTGAACTTCATCCAGGAGGTCAACGTCTACGGGGTGTCCGTGCCGG GGTGCGAGGGGAAGTGCGGCATGGCGGCCGTCCGCCTGAAGCCCGGGACGAGCTTCGAGGGCGAGAACTTCTACGCCTTCACCAGGGAGACGCTGCCCAGCTACGCGGCCCCCCGCTTCGTGCGGATCCAG GAAGCCCTGGAGATCACGGGGACCTTCAAGCAGTGCAAAGGCAACCTCGTCAGGGAAGGCTTTGACCCCAACGTCATCAAGGACCCGCTCTTCTTCCGCGACGAGAAGAAGAAATCCTACGTGCCCATGAACACCGACATCTACGCGGCCATCCAGGAGGCGAAGCTCAACCTGTAG